A DNA window from Ostrea edulis chromosome 5, xbOstEdul1.1, whole genome shotgun sequence contains the following coding sequences:
- the LOC125650685 gene encoding uncharacterized protein LOC125650685, whose amino-acid sequence MKTMVNTGKGSSLRCVMLGDGMVGKTSIIRSFLGYTLSPNYTATVFMDNYSTHLSLAGAKHTLHITDLSIEEDLHVRPNCQSSNLVTVVCYNVVDKDSFHNAKSFWLPMVRNINPKIPIVLAATHTDLRCENNPNHVTEEEGRNLCNEFNISAFVECSAVQKVGITKVFQIVAGLSLQLTLGNKKILTNQGKNNR is encoded by the exons ATGAAAACCATGGTAAACACCGGAAAGGGAAGCAGCCTCCGCTGTGTAATGCTTGGGGATGGGATGGTTGGTAAAACATCCATTATTCGCTCATTTCTGGGATATACGCTGTCCCCCAACTATACAGCCACAGTATTCATGGATAACTATAGCACTCACCTCAGTCTGGCGGGGGCCAAGCATACACTGCATATAACGGATCTCTCTATTGAG GAGGATCTGCACGTGAGACCAAACTGTCAGTCCAGTAATCTAGTAACAGTCGTCTGCTACAATGTGGTGGATAAAGATTCTTTCCACAACGCGAAATCTTTCTGGTTACCAATGGTCCGAAACATCAACCCAAAGATTCCTATTGTGCTTGCAGCAACACACACAGACTTGCGATGTGAGAATAACCCAAACCACGTCACAGAAGAAGAGGGAAGGAATTTGTGCAATGAATTCAATATATCTGCCTTTGTGGAATGTTCTGCTGTCCAGAAAGTAGGAATTACTAAGGTCTTCCAGATCGTGGCTGGTCTTTCTCTTCAGCTCACTTTGGGAAATAAGAAAATCTTAACCAATCAGGGAAAGAACAACCGGTGA